Within Runella rosea, the genomic segment CATGTCATAAATGGTCAACGCCGCTACACTTGCACCCGTAAGGGCTTCCATTTCAATGCCCGTCTTACCCGTTACGCTTGCCGTGCAGATAATCTCTACTTCACGCGCATCGTTTACCGTAATATCCACTTGGCAGTTTTCTAATCCCAACGGGTGGCACAAAGGAATAAGTTCGCCCGTGCGTTTGGCAGCCATCACGCCCGCAATGACCGCCGTTTGAAAAACAGGGCCTTTTTTTGTGTGAATTTCGTCATTTTGTAGCAAATCCATGATTTCGTTGCCCAACACCACAATACTACGGGCTTTGGCAACGCGTTTGGTGACGGCTTTTTCCGATACATCCACCATACTTGGATTTCCTTCGGAATTTAAATGAGTAAGAGACATTGGTTCGTTTGTTTTAAATACAAAATACGTAAAGAATACGTTAACAGTGACTATTACTTTATCGTTATCTAATTTTAATCATTTTATGATTGCCCCCCGTTTACTACCATTGTACCTTTGTAACGAAAGTTAAAAGTAAAGTAACGCAAAAATCAGTATGTTAACTCAGATAAATAGTCTTCTTTGGGAACTCCTTAGCGCGCAGCTGACGACCTCAGAGGCGGATTGGCTGGCAGCGAAGGGAGAAGCTGAACCGTTGGAATTGATGACGGCTTTTGTGGCGGCGCCCCGCTTTTTGGCCAAACGCACGGTGAAGCCAACGGTGCAACAGACGATAGAATTAAACGAGATTCTACCTGGATTTTCGGTGGAAGATTGGGGTATTGTACGGCTGAGCCGCGTGTGGTTGTTGAGTTGTTTGGAGGCCGCCGATAAAGAAGAATATTGTCGTCACATTGAAACGCTTTTTGACACCGCCGAAATGAACGAGCTAGTGGCGCTCTACTCGGCGCTTCCAGTGTTGAATTACCCCGAAAAATGGCTTTTCAGAGCAACTGACGCTGTACGTTCCAACATGGGAGTAGTGTTTGATGCCATTGCCTTACGAAATCCGTATCCGACAAAATATTTTACAGAACTGGCTTGGAATCAGCTCGTACTCAAAACCATATTCAACGATAAACCTATTCATTTTATCGTAGGGTTGGACGAACGGGCCAACGAGAATTTGGCCCTTACACTTTCTGACTTTGCCCACGAACGCTGGGCGGCGGGCAGGATGGTAGCGCCACAGGTGTGGCGATTGGTGAGTAAATTTTTGAATGAAGAACTTCTCTCCGATATGGAGCATCTCTTTAAGTCACCTTCAATCCACGACCAGCAGGCGGCCGCTCTTACTTGCCATCATTCAGCGTATGAACCCGCGAAGCAATTGCTTGCCAATTACCCTGATTTGGAAAAAAATGTCCACCATAACCTATTGACTTGGACCCACCTTGAATTTATTGATCTTAATACTTATGTGCCTAACCGATAAAGATTTAACGCAGAATCCCTCCCACTTTGAGGAGACGGATGAGATTGTCACCCATCGCGATATGGGCTGGGACGATTACCGAGAACTGATTCGTGGAATGCGCTTTTTTGACCCGCATATTCACATGGTTTCCCGGACAACTGATGACTACGAAGCCATGCGTGATGCGGGCATCGTAGGATTGATTGAGCCCGCTTTTTGGGTAGGTCAACCCCGTACTGGACTTTCTACTTTTAAGGACTATTACAGCAGTTTGGTGGGCTGGGAGCGTTTTAGGTCGTCGCAGTTTGGGATTAAGCATTATTGTACCATTGGGCTCAATTCGCGTGAAGCCAACAACGAACCCCTGGCGGAGCAAGTGATGGAGATTTTGCCACTGTACTTATATAAAGAAGGCGTTGTGGGCGTGGGAGAAATTGGTTTTGACGACCAAACCGCCGCCGAAGAAAAATACTATCGTCTTCAGTTGGAGTTGGCAAAAAAAGCGAAACTGCCCGTACAAATCCATACCCCGCACCGCGACAAGAAAAAAGGAACGGAGCGAAGCATGGCTATTGCCCTCGAACACGGCCTTGACCCGTCGTGGGTGATTGTGGACCACAACAACGAAGAGACTGTAAAGAGCGTATTAGACCAAGGTTTTTGGGCGGCGTTTACCATTTATCCTTTTACCAAAATGGGCAACGAACGAATGGTAAAAGTAGTGGAACATTATGGACCGAATCAAATCATGGTTAATTCGGCCGCTGATTGGGGGATTTCTGACCCGCTGGCGATTCCTAAAACCGCCGCTTTGATGAAAATGCGTGGCATTCCAGACGAAACCATTCGACTCGTAACCTACCAAAATGCGATTGATGCCTTTGCCAAAAGTGGCCAAATTGACGTAAGTGATTTTGAAAATGGCCTCAATGTAGACCAAAGTGAGAAGTTTAACGGGAATACCATTTTACGCGGTGGTCAGCAACCCCGCGTTGCCAAAGATTCTTTAGTAATTCGATAACGTGAGCGTGATAAAACCATACCTGCAACTTACCCGCCCCGCCAATATCATCACGGCCATTGCTGATATATTGGCTGGAATGGCCATTGCTCAATTTACGTTTGGAGCAAGTCCCGCGTATTGGTTGGTACTTTCTACCGTGGGTCTATACGGTGGTGGGGTGGTGATGAATGATGTATTTGACGCTCAACTGGATGCCATTGAGCGTCCAGAGCGGCCCATTCCAAGCGGTAAAGTGCCCTTGCGCTCGGCGGCTTTTATGGGTCTTTCGTTGTTGGTTTTAGGGGTAGTTTCGGCAGTACTTTTCAGTACATTGAGCGGGGTAATCGCCCTTGTAGTGGCACTATTGGCCATTTTATACGACCGTTATGCCAAGCACAGTGCAGTCTTTGGGCCATTGACGATGGGATTTTGCCGGGGTGGGAATCTACTTTTGGGCATAAGCGCCGTTAGTCCGTCGTTGTCCGAATGGGGGTGGTTGGCGTTGGTGCCGATTGCCTACATTGGCGCCATTACACTCATAAGTCAGGACGAAGTTCACGGTGGCAAGCGCCGTTCGCTTTATATTGCGGCATCTCTCTATACCACGGTTCATGCCATTCAGTTTTTGGTGGCGGTCAATGAAGGAAACGGGACAATGGCGTTGTTGCTCATTGTGCTGCATGCCCTGATGGTAGGGCGTCCTTTGTGGAATGCGTTCCAAAATCCGATTGGGCCCAACATTGGAAAAGCGGTAAAAGCGGGTGTACTTTCTCTTATTGTAATGAATGCTGCCTGGTGCATTGCCTTTGGGAACTGGCCCGTGGCACTTGGTGTTCTTTTATTACTTCCATTATCCATACTGTTAGCCCGTATATTTGCGGTAACCTAGCGAATTTTAAACTTATGCAGACCCTACAACAATCATTTCAGGTTCCTTATACCTATTCCATTTTTTTTACCAAAGGACTGTTTGACCCACAGAATAATACAATAAGGAGCTTTTTTAATTCCTTTGGTGAGGCTGGTTTTCAACGTAAAGCACTTTTTGTGATTGACGGTGGCTTTTTGGCGTATTATCCTACGCTTGAAAAAGAGATTGCTGCTTATTTTGCTACGCTGGGAGATGCGGTAAAATTAGTGCCTGACATCATCGTGCTGCCCGGTGGAGAAGCTGCCAAAAATGACCCAGCCTTATTTGATAAAATTGTAGAAGCCATTGACGAATACGGCATTGACCGTCATTCGTTTGTCATTGGCGTAGGCGGAGGGGCGATTTTGGATTTAGTGGGCTACGCCGCTGCCGTATCGCACCGTGGGGTGAAGCACATTCGGATTCCGACCACCGTTCTTTCGCAAAACGACTCGGGCGTTGGGGTGAAAAACGGGATTAATTACCAAGGAAAGAAAAACTTTTTGGGGACGTTTGCGCCGCCCGTAGCGGTTTTTAACGACCTTTCTTTTTTGCAAAGCCTCGACGACCGTGATTGGCGCTCGGGGATTGCCGAAGCTATAAAAGTGGCTTTAATCAAAGATAAAGCCTTTTTTGAGTGGATAGAGGCCAATGCCGAGGCCCTTGCCCACCGCAATGAAGAGGTGATGGCTTATCAGATTCACCGTTGTGCCGAAATGCACGTTGAGCATATTCGTAGCGGCGATCCGTTTGAGTTTGGCTCGTCGCGTCCGTTGGATTTTGGACACTGGGCGGCGCATAAACTGGAATATCTCACTGATTTTCAGATTCGCCATGGCGAAGCAGTTGCCATTGGAATTGCCTTAGACAGCGTGTATTCAGTCAAAGTGGGGAGATTGAGCCACGACGAATTGCAACGAATTTTGAATGTTATTCAAAAACTCGGCTTTGATTTGTACCACCCTAAACTCGCCGAAAATGACAAAATCAACCTTCGCAATGGCCTGCGGGAATTTCGGGAGCATTTGGGCGGCCGCCTAACCATCATGCTGCTCGACCGAATCGGTAAAGGTGTGGAAGTCCACGAAATGGACGCCGACCTCATTGCCGAAGCCGTAGATTATTTGGAAGGGCATTATTCGAGTTTGTTGATGAGTTAATGCGCTCATTAGCAGTAATTTTTGAAATAATTATTGGAAAGCCGGCACATACTTTTATTGCTTAAAAATTACTTTGTCACCCTGTAAGGGCCTTGAGGCGCTAATGGGGTGACAAAGTAATTTTTGACCAGCCGTCACTTTATTGATGATATCGGTATTCCAAACCATTTCCTACATAAACCAATATGCAAACCCCACACGGACACCTCACTTATTGTAGCAATATTCACCCTGGCGAACGTTGGGATGAGCATTTTAAGACTTTACAGGATAACCTGCCGTTTATTAAAAATCAACTTTCGTCCAATGCGCCTTTTGCTTTAGGTTTGCGCCTGGCCAACGATGCCTCTATTGAACTCACCAATCCTGAGCGACTGGCAGAATTCAAAGCATGGTTGGCCGCTAATGATATTTATGTATTCACAATGAACGGTTTTCCCTACGGAGGCTTTCACGCCACGCGGGTAAAAGACGATGTACATACGCCCGATTGGACGACTACAGACCGCACCGAATACACCAAACGCCTCTTTAAAATTTTAGTACAACTGTTGCCCGATGGCATGGAGGGTGGTGTTTCTACCTCTCCGTTGTCGTACCGATATTGGTGGCAGGGCGAAGAAGAGACCCAGCAAGCTATCAAAATTGCCACCGAAAATATTCTTCAAGTGGCCGAAACTTTGATAGAACTTCGCCGTACTACGGGTAAGGTAATGCACCTCGACATTGAACCCGAGCCTGATGGGATTTTGGAAAACGGACAGGAATTTATCGACTGGTACGCCGATTATTTTTTACCGAAGGGCATCGCTCATTTGCAAGAAACCCACGGTTTTTCGCCCGAAGATGCCAAAGAAGCGCTGCTGACGCATATTCAGCTGTGCTACGACGTCTGCCATTTTGCGGTGAGCTATGAAGAGCCACAAACCATTGTCAATCAATTGAATGAATTGGGTATCCGCGTCGGAAAAATCCAAATCAGTTCGGCCATTAAAATTGATTTACGAGGAAACAGAGAGGAAAAATTAAAAGCGATTCAGTCGTTTGACGAGCCTGTGTATTTGCACCAGGTGGTTGCCAAAAACATAGACGGCACTTTTCAGAAATACCGCGATTTACCAGAAGCTTTAGCGGCAGATACCAATCAACAAACAGAGTGGCGTATTCACTTTCACGTACCGCTATTTATTGAATCGTATGGCTTACTTGATTCTACCCAAGGTGACATCGTAAACACCCTCAACGTACAACAAGCCACGCCTTTTACGCAGCATTTGGAAGTAGAAACCTATACGTGGGGTGTATTGCCCGCCGATATGCAAAAGCAAATCGGTGAGTCGATTGTGCGGGAATTGGAGTGGGTGCGTGGGCAATTGTAGTTTATTAGATTTTAAAAACATGCAAAAAACCGTCGTCATAGATATTGTAGGGTTGAGTGCCAACCTGTTGGGAGAACATACTCCTTTTTTGAGTAAATACGTTAAGGGTCGTCATATTACGCCTATTAAACCCGTTTTGCCTGCCGTTACGACCACATCTCAAAGTTGCTATGTAACGGGAAAATGGCCTTCAGAACACGGTATTGTGGCCAACGGCTGGTACGACCGCGACGACGCCGAAGTAAAGTTTTGGAAGCAGTCCAATAAACTCGTGAAAGCCGATAAGATTTGGGACGCGGCCAAAAAGCAAGACCCGTCGTTTACCTGCTCCAAAATGTTTTGGTGGTACAACATGTATTCTACTGCCGATTATTCCGTTACGCCTCGCCCCCAATACCACGCCGATGGCGTGAAAGCACCTGATTGCTACGCCTATCCTGCAAGTCTGCGTGATGAATTGCAGAAGGATTTAGGACAATTTCCGTTGTTTAACTTTTGGGGCCCCAACGCCAACATCAAATCAACGAAGTGGATTGCCGATGCGTCGATGTGGGTGGACAACAAACATAACCCTACGCTTACGCTCATTTATCTGCCGCATTTGGACTATTGTTTACAAAAATTCGGCCCTGATTTCTCCAAAATTAGCAAAGAATTAAACGAAATAGACCAGATTGTGGAGGAGTTGGTGCGGTTTTACGAAGCCAAAAACACCAAAATTATCTTACTTTCGGAGTATGGCATCAACGCTGTTAATCGGCCCGTTCACATCAATCGGATTTTGCGTGAAGAAGGCTTGATTGCGGTTCGTACCGAACGTTGGTACGAACTTTTGGATGCTGGCGCTTCCAAAGCCTTTGCCACTGCCGACCATCAGATTGCGCACATTTACCTAAACGACCCATCGGTAAAAGAGCAAGTGAAAAAGCGGCTGGAACAGACGCCGGGTATCGAAATGGTGTTGGACGAAGCAGGCAAAAAGGCCCATCATCTCGACCACGAACGTTCGGGCGATTTGGTTGCGGTAGCTGCTCCTGACAGTTGGTTTACTTATTATTACTGGTTCGACGACGCCAAAGCCCCCGATTATGCGCATTTGGTCGATATTCACCGCAAGCCCGGTTATGACCCCGTCGAGATGTTTATGGATCCTAAAAATCCATTTATTAAATTGCGGGCAGGTTATAAGCTGGGGCGCAAGTTGCTGGGTTTTAGATATTTAATGGATGTTATCCCCTTGGATGCTACCTTGGTCAAAGGCTCGCATGGGGGCATCAGCGCACCCAAAGAATTTTACCCGATTTGCGTCACTGATCAACCGTTACCCAAAAAAGAATTGGAAGCGGTGGAGGTGTATGATGTGATTTGGGAGCATTTGGTTTCTTGAAAAGGAGTGCATCAACTTTTATCCACTACCTTTATGAGGCATTTCCTCAAATCTTTGATACTGATTGTAGGGGGATTGTTTATTGCCATTAGCTGTAAGCCTAAAGAAGACCTCCTGCCTGCACCCACTACAGAAGGGCTCAATACATTTGGTTGTAAAATCAATGGCAAGGTTTGGAT encodes:
- the moaC gene encoding cyclic pyranopterin monophosphate synthase MoaC is translated as MSLTHLNSEGNPSMVDVSEKAVTKRVAKARSIVVLGNEIMDLLQNDEIHTKKGPVFQTAVIAGVMAAKRTGELIPLCHPLGLENCQVDITVNDAREVEIICTASVTGKTGIEMEALTGASVAALTIYDMCKAMSQHIIIKETRLVAKTGGKRDFFLT
- a CDS encoding EboA domain-containing protein gives rise to the protein MLTQINSLLWELLSAQLTTSEADWLAAKGEAEPLELMTAFVAAPRFLAKRTVKPTVQQTIELNEILPGFSVEDWGIVRLSRVWLLSCLEAADKEEYCRHIETLFDTAEMNELVALYSALPVLNYPEKWLFRATDAVRSNMGVVFDAIALRNPYPTKYFTELAWNQLVLKTIFNDKPIHFIVGLDERANENLALTLSDFAHERWAAGRMVAPQVWRLVSKFLNEELLSDMEHLFKSPSIHDQQAAALTCHHSAYEPAKQLLANYPDLEKNVHHNLLTWTHLEFIDLNTYVPNR
- a CDS encoding TatD family hydrolase, with protein sequence MGWDDYRELIRGMRFFDPHIHMVSRTTDDYEAMRDAGIVGLIEPAFWVGQPRTGLSTFKDYYSSLVGWERFRSSQFGIKHYCTIGLNSREANNEPLAEQVMEILPLYLYKEGVVGVGEIGFDDQTAAEEKYYRLQLELAKKAKLPVQIHTPHRDKKKGTERSMAIALEHGLDPSWVIVDHNNEETVKSVLDQGFWAAFTIYPFTKMGNERMVKVVEHYGPNQIMVNSAADWGISDPLAIPKTAALMKMRGIPDETIRLVTYQNAIDAFAKSGQIDVSDFENGLNVDQSEKFNGNTILRGGQQPRVAKDSLVIR
- the eboC gene encoding UbiA-like protein EboC (EboC, a homolog the polyprenyltransferase UbiA, belongs to system of proteins involved in the trafficking of precursor metabolites to an extracytoplasmic compartment so that the biosynthesis of certain natural products, such as scytonemin, can be completed.) translates to MSVIKPYLQLTRPANIITAIADILAGMAIAQFTFGASPAYWLVLSTVGLYGGGVVMNDVFDAQLDAIERPERPIPSGKVPLRSAAFMGLSLLVLGVVSAVLFSTLSGVIALVVALLAILYDRYAKHSAVFGPLTMGFCRGGNLLLGISAVSPSLSEWGWLALVPIAYIGAITLISQDEVHGGKRRSLYIAASLYTTVHAIQFLVAVNEGNGTMALLLIVLHALMVGRPLWNAFQNPIGPNIGKAVKAGVLSLIVMNAAWCIAFGNWPVALGVLLLLPLSILLARIFAVT
- a CDS encoding 3-dehydroquinate synthase — protein: MQTLQQSFQVPYTYSIFFTKGLFDPQNNTIRSFFNSFGEAGFQRKALFVIDGGFLAYYPTLEKEIAAYFATLGDAVKLVPDIIVLPGGEAAKNDPALFDKIVEAIDEYGIDRHSFVIGVGGGAILDLVGYAAAVSHRGVKHIRIPTTVLSQNDSGVGVKNGINYQGKKNFLGTFAPPVAVFNDLSFLQSLDDRDWRSGIAEAIKVALIKDKAFFEWIEANAEALAHRNEEVMAYQIHRCAEMHVEHIRSGDPFEFGSSRPLDFGHWAAHKLEYLTDFQIRHGEAVAIGIALDSVYSVKVGRLSHDELQRILNVIQKLGFDLYHPKLAENDKINLRNGLREFREHLGGRLTIMLLDRIGKGVEVHEMDADLIAEAVDYLEGHYSSLLMS
- the eboE gene encoding metabolite traffic protein EboE; the protein is MQTPHGHLTYCSNIHPGERWDEHFKTLQDNLPFIKNQLSSNAPFALGLRLANDASIELTNPERLAEFKAWLAANDIYVFTMNGFPYGGFHATRVKDDVHTPDWTTTDRTEYTKRLFKILVQLLPDGMEGGVSTSPLSYRYWWQGEEETQQAIKIATENILQVAETLIELRRTTGKVMHLDIEPEPDGILENGQEFIDWYADYFLPKGIAHLQETHGFSPEDAKEALLTHIQLCYDVCHFAVSYEEPQTIVNQLNELGIRVGKIQISSAIKIDLRGNREEKLKAIQSFDEPVYLHQVVAKNIDGTFQKYRDLPEALAADTNQQTEWRIHFHVPLFIESYGLLDSTQGDIVNTLNVQQATPFTQHLEVETYTWGVLPADMQKQIGESIVRELEWVRGQL
- a CDS encoding alkaline phosphatase family protein, producing MQKTVVIDIVGLSANLLGEHTPFLSKYVKGRHITPIKPVLPAVTTTSQSCYVTGKWPSEHGIVANGWYDRDDAEVKFWKQSNKLVKADKIWDAAKKQDPSFTCSKMFWWYNMYSTADYSVTPRPQYHADGVKAPDCYAYPASLRDELQKDLGQFPLFNFWGPNANIKSTKWIADASMWVDNKHNPTLTLIYLPHLDYCLQKFGPDFSKISKELNEIDQIVEELVRFYEAKNTKIILLSEYGINAVNRPVHINRILREEGLIAVRTERWYELLDAGASKAFATADHQIAHIYLNDPSVKEQVKKRLEQTPGIEMVLDEAGKKAHHLDHERSGDLVAVAAPDSWFTYYYWFDDAKAPDYAHLVDIHRKPGYDPVEMFMDPKNPFIKLRAGYKLGRKLLGFRYLMDVIPLDATLVKGSHGGISAPKEFYPICVTDQPLPKKELEAVEVYDVIWEHLVS